A single region of the Manihot esculenta cultivar AM560-2 chromosome 12, M.esculenta_v8, whole genome shotgun sequence genome encodes:
- the LOC110628896 gene encoding glyceraldehyde-3-phosphate dehydrogenase, cytosolic — protein sequence MAGDKKIKIGINGFGRIGRLVARVALQREDIELVAVNDPFITTDYMTYMFKYDTVHGHWKHTDVAVKDEKTLLFGDKPVTVFGIRNPEEIPWGQTGAEFVVESTGVFTDKDKAAAHLKGGAKKVVISAPSKDAPMFVVGVNEKEYKPELDIVSNASCTTNCLAPLAKVINDRFGIVEGLMTTVHSITATQKTVDGPSMKDWRGGRAASFNIIPSSTGAAKAVGKVLPALNGKLTGMAFRVPTVDVSVVDLTVRLEKKATYEEIKNAIKEESEGKLKGILGYTEDDVVSTDFVGDSRSSIFDAKAGIALNDNFVKLVSWYDNEWGYSTRVLDLIRHIASTLA from the exons ATGG ctGGAGATAAGAAGATTAAGATCGGTATCAATG GGTTTGGAAGAATCGGTCGTTTGGTTGCTAGAGTCGCACTTCAGAGAGAGGATATTGAACTCGTCGCCGTTAACGATCCTTTCATTACTACTGATTACATG ACATATATGTTTAAGTATGATACAGTTCATGGTCACTGGAAGCACACTGATGTCGCCGTCAAGGACGAAAAGACACTTCTTTTCGGTGATAAGCCAGTCACTGTTTTCGGGATCAG GAACCCAGAAGAGATTCCATGGGGTCAGACTGGTGCCGAGTTTGTTGTTGAATCCACTGGAGTTTTCACCGACAAGGACAAGGCTGCTGCTCACTTGAAG GGTGGAGCTAAGAAGGTTGTTATTTCTGCCCCCAGCAAAGATGCACCCATGTTTGTTGTGGGTGTCAATGAGAAGGAATACAAGCCAGAACTTGACATTGTTTCCAATGCTAGCTGCACTACCAACTGCCTTGCCCCCTTGGCCAAG GTCATTAATGACAGATTTGGAATTGTTGAGGGTCTTATGACCACTGTCCACTCCATTACCG CCACTCAGAAGACTGTTGACGGCCCATCAATGAAGGACTGGAGAGGTGGAAGAGCTGCTTCCTTCAACATCATTCCTAGCAGCACCGGGGCTGCCAAG GCTGTTGGAAAGGTTCTCCCAGCACTTAACGGAAAATTGACTGGAATGGCCTTCCGTGTTCCAACTGTTGATGTTTCTGTTGTCGATCTCACTGTAAGGCTTGAAAAGAAGGCAACATATGAGGAAATCAAGAACGCCATCAA GGAGGAATCTGAGGGTAAGCTTAAGGGAATTTTGGGTTATACTGAAGATGATGTGGTGTCCACTGACTTCGTTGGTGATAGCAG ATCAAGCATTTTTGATGCCAAGGCTGGAATTGCTTTGAATGACAACTTTGTGAAACTTGTCTCTTGGTATGACAATGAATGGGGCTACAG TACCCGTGTGCTTGACTTGATTCGTCACATTGCTTCCACCCTAGCTTGA